The Primulina tabacum isolate GXHZ01 chromosome 7, ASM2559414v2, whole genome shotgun sequence genome includes a window with the following:
- the LOC142550990 gene encoding plant cysteine oxidase 2-like, with protein sequence MPSTNHQISIPQKESDISLFLMMTLEAPGFVEGKLRRFDDKVIKKKRSRKRIRMERHLQVTSVTLQRLYDACLQVFKGIGTVPSPVHVKKLSHILDCMKPEDVGLREDLDFFKTKNSVQGSTRVTYATIHRCQKFSLCIFFLPATAVIPLHNHPEMTVFSKLLLGTMAIKAYDWVDPFKGYSTSKTRRLAKLKTNTTFTAPCDTSVLYPTSGGNVHEFRAITPCAVLDVMGPPYSHDDGRDSSYYKDTPCSVLSDGEEFTEVKNEGRGYGWLEEIEIPQESEMDVIEYMGPKINILDS encoded by the exons ATGCCGAGTACTAATCATCAGATTTCAATACCACAAAAAGAATCAGACATTTCCCTTTTCTTGATGATGACACTAGAAGCTCCGGGTTTCGTAGAGGGAAAGCTTCGGAGATTCGACGATAAGGTCATTAAGAAGAAAAGGTCACGTAAAAGGATTCGAATGGAGAGACATCTGCAGGTTACTTCCGTTACTCTGCAGAGGTTGTATGATGCATGCCTACAAGTTTTCAAGGGAATTGGGACTGTTCCTTCTCCTGTGCATGTGAAGAAGTTGTCCCACATTCTTG ATTGTATGAAGCCTGAAGATGTTGGACTTCGGGAAGATCTGGATTTCTTCAAAACTAAGAATTCTGTCCAAGGGAGTACAAGAGTTACTTATGCAACCATCCATAGATGTCAAAAGTTCTCG CTGTGCATTTTCTTCCTCCCCGCAACTGCTGTCATCCCTCTGCACAATCATCCTGAGATGACTGTTTTCAGCAAGCTTTTGTTGGGGACCATGGCCATTAAAGCTTATGATTGGGTTGATCCCTTCAAAGGCTACTCGACTTCTAAAA CCAGACGACTAGCCAAGCTTAAGACCAACACTACATTCACGGCACCATGCGACACTTCAGTGTTGTATCCTACATCAGGAGGAAACGTACATGAATTCAGAGCCATAACACCATGTGCAGTTCTAGATGTCATGGGACCTCCTTATTCTCATGACGACGGGCGAGACAGTTCATACTATAAAGATACTCCGTGCTCTGTGTTGTCAG ATGGAGAAGAATTCACAGAGGTTAAAAATGAAGGAAGAGGTTATGGATGGCTCGAGGAAATCGAAATCCCCCAAGAATCAGAGATGGATGTGATTGAATATATGGGTCCTAAAATCAATATTCTCGATTCTTAA